One genomic window of Cricetulus griseus strain 17A/GY chromosome 3, alternate assembly CriGri-PICRH-1.0, whole genome shotgun sequence includes the following:
- the LOC100761875 gene encoding olfactory receptor 52E8 produces the protein MGENGNTSIFNFSYTSFHLVGFPGLREGRPLLVLPLTFLYVSIISANALVIHTVVAQRSLHQPMYVLIALLLAVNICASTAVMPKMLEGFVHYANPISLRGCLAQMFFIYFTLLLDYNLLLAMALDRYVAICHPLRYTELMTSHLLGLIATFALTRSLGVAVPLVVLTAKTRFCRTSVIRHFTCEYIALLSIACGDLTFNNRLGLAMRLVTVTFDLALLGTSYTRIIYAAFGISSGGARAKALHTCGSHLLVILTIYLSGLSTSIVFRVAKTVSQDVQNLLSAIYLLLPGALNPLIYGVRTKEIRQHIEKMLCGKQSPQDIREKSQNMRGARELPG, from the coding sequence ATGGGTGAGAATGGGAACACCAGCATCTTTAACTTTTCATACACCAGCTTCCACCTGGTGGGCTTCCCTGGATTGCGGGAAGGGCGACCCCTTCTGGTCCTGCCTCTTACCTTCCTCTATGTGTCCATCATTTCTGCCAATGCCTTAGTCATCCATACAGTGGTGGCCCAGAGGAGTCTGCATCAGCCCATGTACGTGCTCATTGCCCTGCTCCTGGCTGTCAACATCTGTGCCTCCACTGCTGTGATGCCTAAAATGCTGGAAGGTTTTGTGCATTACGCTAACCCCATCTCACTGCGTGGCTGCCTAGCGCAAATGTTCTTTATCTACTTTACGCTCCTTCTGGACTACAATCTCCTACTGGCCATGGCCCTAGATCGCTATGTGGCCATTTGTCACCCACTTCGCTATACTGAACTGATGACCTCTCACTTACTGGGCCTGATTGCCACCTTTGCCCTGACACGGAGCCTAGGAGTGGCAGTGCCCCTAGTGGTACTAACTGCAAAAACTCGATTCTGCAGGACATCAGTAATAAGACACTTCACCTGCGAATACATCGCACTGCTGAGCATAGCTTGTGGAGACCTGACCTTCAACAACCGGTTGGGATTGGCTATGCGGTTGGTCACTGTGACCTTTGATCTGGCTTTATTGGGAACCTCCTACACCCGTATCATCTATGCTGCCTTCGGGATCTCTTCTGGGGGAGCCCGAGCCAAGGCCTTGCACACTTGTGGCTCCCACTTACTGGTCATCCTCACCATCTATCTTTCCGGTCTTTCCACTTCCATTGTCTTTCGAGTAGCCAAGACTGTGTCTCAAGATGTTCAGAACCTACTCAGTGCCATATACCTGCTGCTCCCAGGAGCCTTGAATCCTCTCATTTATGGGGTGAGAACTAAGGAGATCCGGCAACACATAGAGAAAATGCTCTGTGGAAAGCAGTCACCCCAAGACATCAGAGAGAAGTCACAGAACATGAGAGGAGCAAGGGAGTTACCTGGGTAA